Proteins from one Leptonema illini DSM 21528 genomic window:
- a CDS encoding isochorismatase family protein: MRSLLITQCLQRDFVEPINRYDPLPNQLHVGAAESLRLLGERPDEGPLRRFMQWALANSSMPIIHIRDWHDADDEQQREHLSQFGPHCLKNTPGASFLYAADMAADQRHLIVDASGLNDFYKTDLESMLAPYRGSALHIGLIGVWTDAKILFLAYELTTRYPEFEIAVCEALTASSSRSMHFIALEQMRSTLGVSIISSIGDFSSYLTGETVDLPIPRSALVNTEKLKFEDDYTPADEDRDMLLFLFRDTPEVHLKKLAGGFSGNMVLRARVRDIYGHRLPPFVVKLGERSLIAKEKAAFERIQEALGNAAPSIIDTVELKDRGAVKYRYAAMQGEQTTTFKKFYASTDNTDRIGEVLAAVFDDRLGRFYEAAVSEPLNLLDYYDFQPRFADGIRKRVNELLPGAPADTIEVIPGKTLRHPALFYEKDLTELRGHDTREHFTGWVHGDLNGANIVLDSSQNVWIIDFFHTHRGHILRDLIKLENDLLYIFTELKDEGELRQAIALTDHLFSYEDAAAVPDALPGLPPALEKAQQTIRHLRSRYARLVQHDRDPYQMDCAMARYAIHTLAFDESSVFQKRWALYAASLFLQRIRYRLIETRGLRVDFLKRETSASLIGITLLPGRRDRQRDLEQDLSQLKEQRIGSVLCLLSDNEFELYGVPDLLTRYADCSFTIMHAPVVDQAIPSFEEMDAMLAFVDSSLAEQRRILVHCAGGLGRSGTVAACYLTTRDGLSVDEAIDVVRESRSPRMVENRRQEDFVRQYTERSAR; encoded by the coding sequence ATGCGCTCTCTTCTCATCACCCAGTGTCTGCAACGCGACTTCGTCGAACCCATCAATCGTTATGATCCTCTGCCCAACCAGCTTCATGTGGGAGCGGCCGAATCGCTGCGGCTGCTCGGCGAGCGCCCTGACGAAGGTCCGCTGCGACGATTCATGCAGTGGGCCCTTGCAAACTCATCTATGCCGATCATTCATATCAGAGACTGGCATGATGCAGACGACGAGCAGCAGCGAGAGCATCTTTCTCAGTTCGGTCCTCACTGTCTCAAGAATACCCCCGGAGCGTCCTTTCTCTATGCCGCCGATATGGCTGCCGATCAACGGCATCTCATCGTTGACGCCTCTGGCCTGAACGACTTTTACAAGACCGATCTGGAATCGATGCTTGCTCCATACCGCGGCTCTGCGCTTCACATCGGCTTGATCGGAGTCTGGACGGATGCAAAGATTCTCTTTCTCGCTTATGAGCTGACGACGCGATACCCCGAGTTTGAGATCGCCGTATGCGAGGCTTTGACGGCCAGCTCCTCACGCTCCATGCATTTTATCGCTCTCGAACAGATGCGAAGCACACTCGGCGTCTCGATCATCTCATCGATCGGCGACTTCTCTTCTTACCTCACCGGCGAAACCGTCGACCTTCCCATTCCACGAAGCGCCCTTGTGAACACAGAGAAACTCAAATTCGAAGACGATTATACGCCGGCCGATGAAGATCGCGATATGCTTCTTTTTCTATTTCGAGATACACCCGAGGTGCATCTGAAGAAGCTGGCCGGAGGTTTTTCGGGCAATATGGTTCTTCGGGCACGCGTGCGCGATATCTACGGGCATCGGCTACCGCCCTTTGTGGTTAAACTCGGTGAGCGATCGTTGATCGCAAAAGAGAAGGCCGCCTTCGAACGCATTCAGGAGGCCCTGGGTAACGCAGCGCCCTCTATCATCGATACGGTCGAATTAAAGGATCGAGGCGCAGTCAAATACCGCTACGCGGCCATGCAGGGCGAGCAGACGACGACGTTTAAGAAATTCTACGCATCGACGGATAACACCGACCGGATCGGCGAGGTGCTTGCAGCCGTATTCGACGATCGCCTCGGTCGATTTTATGAAGCGGCGGTCTCGGAGCCTCTCAATCTGCTTGATTATTATGATTTCCAACCGCGCTTCGCCGATGGCATACGAAAGCGCGTCAATGAGCTGCTGCCCGGCGCACCGGCCGATACGATTGAGGTCATTCCCGGAAAGACGCTGCGACATCCTGCCCTGTTCTACGAGAAGGATCTGACCGAACTGCGCGGACATGATACGCGCGAACACTTTACCGGATGGGTTCACGGAGATCTGAACGGAGCCAATATCGTTCTCGATTCGTCGCAGAACGTCTGGATCATCGACTTCTTTCACACGCATCGCGGGCACATTCTTCGCGATCTTATAAAGCTCGAAAACGACCTTCTCTATATCTTTACTGAATTGAAAGATGAAGGAGAACTGAGGCAGGCCATCGCCCTCACCGATCATCTCTTCTCGTATGAAGATGCGGCGGCCGTACCGGATGCGCTGCCCGGATTGCCTCCGGCCCTTGAAAAAGCCCAGCAGACGATCCGACATCTGCGATCCCGCTATGCCCGCCTCGTGCAGCATGATCGCGATCCATATCAGATGGATTGCGCCATGGCCCGGTATGCCATTCATACCCTTGCTTTTGATGAATCGTCCGTTTTTCAGAAGCGCTGGGCGTTGTACGCCGCCTCGCTCTTTTTGCAGCGCATACGCTATCGCCTGATTGAAACGCGAGGCCTGCGCGTCGATTTTCTCAAACGAGAGACGTCGGCCTCTCTGATCGGCATCACATTGCTTCCCGGCCGTCGTGATCGTCAGCGCGATCTCGAACAGGATCTGTCACAATTAAAAGAACAGCGCATCGGTTCTGTGCTCTGTCTGCTCTCTGATAACGAATTTGAGTTATACGGGGTGCCTGATCTTCTTACAAGATATGCTGATTGCAGCTTCACGATTATGCATGCGCCTGTTGTTGATCAGGCCATTCCCTCCTTTGAAGAGATGGATGCCATGCTTGCCTTTGTCGACTCATCGCTTGCCGAACAGCGACGCATTCTCGTGCACTGTGCCGGCGGTCTCGGTCGCTCGGGAACGGTCGCCGCATGCTATCTGACGACCCGTGACG